The following are from one region of the Salvia hispanica cultivar TCC Black 2014 chromosome 1, UniMelb_Shisp_WGS_1.0, whole genome shotgun sequence genome:
- the LOC125200809 gene encoding polyphenol oxidase I, chloroplastic-like has translation MNTAFIKTCLHTYVNHQTMASLQSSFTLLSSAPKPRSSRLPGRSHSSQISCSGDGGGGIDRRNILLGLGGLYGAGSSLGRQAEAAPILPPDLSTCDPTGATTTRRVGDKQEVVKLDVNCCPPFTDKQGDYKLPVFTKLRRRQSAHRLSPANLAKYKKAMAKMRELDVTDPDDPRGFTQQANIHCAYCNGPYDQVGFPGIDLQVHNSWTFFPFHRWYLYFYERILGELIGDPTFALPYWNWDNPRGMSMPLAFDDPSSPLYDEDRNQDHRRPAVVDLALNSGITDPVQLISNNLALMYKEMVSDVETAVDFLGTEYRAGDDPHAFALGGTSERGSHTGIHAWVGDPRNDLKEDMGNFYSAGRDPMFYSHHANVDRMWTIWDKIPASYSKKIDDDDFKNSSFMFYDEKKNLVRVKVSDCLDHRKLGYEYEYSDTPWINSRPPQRAVPANLKELAKGIPTADKVFPLKLVKTVKFLVPKPAKGKADEALVLENIVTDNSKLIKFDVFINDEDDKPDELDRAEYVGSFTQLPHRVKGKESVNNLRLNLREVYENINIADDDAVVITIVPLISGDAVTIGGIKIIRRRPRK, from the coding sequence ATGAACACTGCATTTATAAAGACATGCCTCCATACCTATGTAAATCACCAAACCATGGCTTCCCTTCAATCCTCCTTCACATTGCTCTCCTCCGCCCCGAAACCCCGCAGCTCCCGCCTCCCGGGCCGGAGCCACAGCTCTCAAATCTCATGTAGCGGCGATGGAGGCGGCGGCATAGACCGCCGCAACATACTCCTAGGCCTGGGAGGCCTGTATGGCGCGGGCAGCAGCCTCGGCCGCCAGGCCGAGGCTGCCCCGATCCTGCCTCCCGACCTGAGCACCTGTGACCCCACAGGTGCCACCACCACCCGCCGCGTGGGCGACAAGCAGGAGGTCGTGAAGCTCGACGTCAACTGCTGCCCGCCCTTCACGGACAAGCAGGGAGACTACAAGCTCCCTGTCTTCACAAAGCTCAGGCGGAGGCAGTCTGCCCACCGCCTGAGCCCTGCAAACCTTGCTAAATACAAGAAAGCGATGGCGAAAATGCGGGAGCTCGACGTGACCGACCCGGATGACCCCAGGGGCTTCACGCAGCAAGCGAACATCCACTGCGCTTATTGCAACGGCCCCTACGACCAGGTCGGCTTCCCCGGGATCGACCTACAAGTCCACAACTCATGGACTTTCTTCCCTTTCCATAGATGGTACTTATATTTCTATGAAAGAATTTTAGGTGAACTCATTGGAGATCCCACCTTTGCCTTGCCTTACTGGAACTGGGACAACCCCAGGGGCATGAGCATGCCCCTGGCGTTCGACGACCCGTCCTCGCCTCTATATGACGAGGATAGGAACCAGGACCACCGCCGCCCAGCCGTGGTGGACCTGGCCCTGAACAGCGGCATAACCGACCCCGTCCAGCTCATATCCAACAACTTGGCACTCATGTACAAGGAAATGGTCAGCGACGTCGAAACTGCCGTTGACTTTTTGGGGACCGAGTACCGAGCAGGCGACGATCCCCATGCCTTCGCCCTGGGAGGGACTTCCGAGCGTGGCTCTCACACTGGGATCCACGCTTGGGTTGGAGACCCAAGAAACGACCTCAAAGAGGATATGGGAAACTTCTACTCGGCCGGGCGGGACCCGATGTTCTACAGCCATCATGCAAACGTCGACAGAATGTGGACGATCTGGGACAAAATCCCGGCGAGCTACTCGAAAAAGATCGACGACGACGACTTCAAGAACTCGTCCTTCATGTTCTACGACGAGAAGAAGAACCTCGTCCGGGTCAAGGTATCAGACTGCTTGGATCACAGGAAGCTCGGGTACGAGTACGAATACAGCGACACGCCATGGATCAACTCGAGGCCGCCTCAGAGGGCCGTCCCGGCCAACCTCAAGGAGCTCGCGAAGGGCATTCCGACCGCGGACAAAGTCTTCCCTCTCAAGCTAGTGAAAACAGTCAAGTTTCTGGTGCCGAAGCCGGCTAAAGGCAAGGCGGACGAGGCGCTGGTGCTGGAGAATATCGTTACGGATAACAGCAAGCTCATCAAGTTTGACGTGTTCATCAACGATGAAGACGACAAGCCTGATGAGCTTGACAGGGCGGAGTATGTCGGGTCGTTTACGCAGCTGCCGCACAGGGTTAAGGGGAAGGAGAGTGTGAACAACCTTCGGTTGAATTTGAGGGAAGTGTACGAGAACATCAACATTGCTGACGATGATGCTGTTGTTATCACCATTGTTCCGCTGATCAGCGGCGACGCGGTCACCATTGGTGGTATTAAGATCATTCGCCGCCGGCCGCGTAAGTAG